Proteins from a single region of Salipiger sp. H15:
- a CDS encoding MarR family transcriptional regulator encodes MTQDSLPRDRFGFAFVTLARAWHRVVDKRLAAAGLTDATWRPLIHLAEGGDGISQRDLAARISLDTSTLVRLLDLLSERGLIERRVDPLDRRARRIHLTVAGQAEVDRIRAMLLKAERELLADIGDEDLPVLLERFAKISARADAMLADEGVEA; translated from the coding sequence ATGACTCAGGATTCCCTCCCCAGAGACCGCTTCGGCTTCGCCTTCGTCACGCTCGCCCGGGCCTGGCACCGCGTGGTCGACAAACGCCTTGCCGCGGCCGGGCTGACCGATGCGACGTGGCGGCCCCTCATCCATCTTGCCGAGGGCGGCGACGGGATCAGCCAGCGCGACCTTGCCGCGCGCATCTCGCTCGACACCTCGACACTGGTGCGCCTGCTGGACCTGCTGTCCGAGCGTGGCCTCATCGAGCGCCGCGTCGATCCCTTGGACCGGCGCGCCCGGCGCATTCACCTGACCGTCGCCGGACAGGCCGAGGTGGACCGCATCCGCGCCATGCTGCTGAAGGCCGAACGCGAGCTGCTCGCGGACATCGGCGACGAGGACCTGCCCGTCCTGCTCGAGCGGTTCGCGAAGATCTCGGCCCGGGCCGACGCCATGCTCGCGGACGAGGGGGTGGAGGCATGA
- a CDS encoding RNA-binding protein, with protein sequence MSRGGQEKDREDGPERRCIATGEVEPKGGLIRFVVGPEGQVVPDLAGKLPGRGIWVSADRKALEKAAGKGLFARAAKAPVTVPEGLPDLVEGMLARRVVELISLARKGGGAVSGYEKVKDWLSKEEARVLIQAEDGSARGKTKLSTPYGGNYIGWLTADELGLAFGREKVIHAALGAGGLTKRVVEEAQRLKGLRVASADAKAAAGAAAGGKGRRKG encoded by the coding sequence ATGAGTCGCGGAGGTCAGGAAAAGGACAGGGAAGACGGTCCCGAGCGGCGCTGCATCGCCACTGGCGAGGTGGAGCCCAAGGGCGGCCTGATCCGGTTCGTGGTCGGGCCCGAGGGTCAGGTCGTTCCCGACCTCGCGGGCAAGCTGCCCGGTCGGGGCATCTGGGTCTCGGCCGATCGCAAGGCATTGGAAAAGGCGGCGGGCAAGGGTCTCTTTGCCCGCGCAGCCAAGGCACCGGTGACCGTTCCCGAAGGGCTGCCCGACCTCGTCGAGGGCATGCTGGCCCGCCGGGTGGTCGAACTGATCAGCCTCGCCCGCAAGGGCGGCGGCGCGGTTTCTGGCTACGAGAAGGTGAAGGACTGGCTCTCCAAGGAAGAGGCCCGCGTCCTGATCCAGGCCGAGGATGGATCGGCCCGCGGGAAGACAAAACTGAGTACCCCCTACGGGGGCAACTACATCGGCTGGCTCACCGCGGACGAACTTGGGCTGGCCTTCGGACGTGAAAAGGTGATACATGCGGCGCTTGGCGCTGGTGGACTCACCAAACGTGTTGTAGAGGAGGCCCAACGTTTGAAGGGCCTGCGCGTCGCATCGGCAGACGCGAAAGCGGCAGCAGGGGCTGCCGCGGGCGGCAAAGGCCGCCGGAAAGGATAA
- a CDS encoding tetratricopeptide repeat protein has protein sequence MSGKAIGTLRGTVLALALMAAGAVSAESLSGDYLAARQASFSGDFKAAARYYGEAVKHDPENADLLERAALANIGLGDFIRAEGLAERLTALGHTSQIGQLAEVAVLAHEENYAELLARVEADQSAGPLADGLLKAWAELGRGDVSAALASFDEVAKERGLAGFAAYHKAMALASVGDFEGAEAIFAEPGAGAMQMTRRAVLARIEILSQIDRHADAITLIDEAFGQQLDPGMAELRGKLEAGETLPFDIITSARDGIAEVFFTIASALASESAEDYTLLHVRVAEFLRPDHVGALLMAGELLEKMGQYELAAATYRRVPREDAAFHVAELGRSDALRAEGKMDAAVEVLEQLADTHGNLPAVQSALGDLMRQLERYPEAIEAYDRALATFAEPDPAQWFLYYARGICKERNGDWEAAEKDFRAALDFVPNQPQVLNYLGYSMVEHHVNLDEALEMIERAVKAEPQSGYIVDSLGWALYRLGRYDEAVGHMERAAELMAVDPVVNDHLGDVYWAVGRKTEARFQWQRALSFVGWEDASDDVEPERIRRKLAVGLDAVLAEEGRPPLKVAHDVD, from the coding sequence ATGTCGGGCAAGGCAATCGGGACACTTCGCGGCACGGTTCTTGCGCTCGCGCTGATGGCGGCAGGAGCGGTTTCGGCCGAGAGCCTCTCGGGCGACTATCTTGCCGCGCGGCAGGCCAGCTTCAGCGGCGACTTCAAGGCGGCGGCCCGCTACTACGGCGAGGCGGTCAAGCACGACCCCGAGAACGCCGACCTGCTCGAGCGCGCGGCCCTTGCGAACATCGGCCTTGGCGACTTCATCCGCGCCGAGGGGCTGGCCGAGCGCCTGACCGCGCTTGGCCACACCAGCCAGATCGGCCAGCTGGCCGAGGTCGCGGTGCTCGCGCATGAAGAGAACTATGCCGAGCTCCTGGCGCGGGTCGAGGCGGACCAGTCCGCCGGGCCGCTCGCCGACGGGCTGCTCAAGGCCTGGGCCGAGCTTGGCCGCGGCGACGTGAGCGCCGCGCTCGCCTCCTTCGACGAGGTGGCCAAGGAGCGCGGGCTGGCCGGCTTTGCCGCCTATCACAAGGCCATGGCCCTCGCCTCCGTCGGGGACTTCGAGGGGGCCGAGGCGATCTTCGCCGAGCCCGGCGCCGGGGCCATGCAGATGACCCGCCGGGCGGTGCTGGCGCGCATCGAGATCCTGTCGCAGATCGACCGCCACGCCGACGCCATCACCTTGATCGACGAGGCCTTCGGCCAGCAGCTCGACCCGGGCATGGCCGAGCTGCGCGGCAAGCTAGAGGCCGGCGAGACGCTGCCGTTCGACATCATCACCTCGGCCCGCGACGGCATCGCCGAGGTGTTCTTCACCATCGCCAGCGCGCTCGCCAGCGAATCCGCCGAGGATTATACGCTGCTGCACGTGCGCGTGGCCGAGTTCCTGCGCCCCGACCACGTGGGCGCCCTGCTGATGGCCGGTGAACTGCTCGAGAAGATGGGCCAGTACGAGCTGGCCGCCGCCACCTATCGCCGCGTGCCGCGCGAGGATGCGGCCTTCCACGTGGCCGAGCTGGGCCGCTCCGACGCGCTGCGCGCCGAGGGCAAGATGGATGCGGCGGTCGAGGTGCTCGAGCAGCTGGCCGACACCCATGGCAACCTGCCCGCGGTGCAGTCGGCGCTCGGCGACCTGATGCGCCAGCTCGAGCGCTACCCCGAGGCGATCGAGGCCTATGACCGGGCGCTCGCGACCTTTGCCGAGCCCGATCCGGCGCAATGGTTCCTCTATTACGCCCGGGGCATCTGCAAGGAGCGCAACGGCGACTGGGAGGCGGCCGAGAAGGACTTCCGCGCCGCGCTCGACTTCGTGCCGAACCAGCCGCAGGTGCTGAACTACCTCGGCTATTCCATGGTCGAGCACCACGTGAACCTCGACGAGGCGCTCGAGATGATCGAGCGCGCGGTCAAGGCAGAACCGCAGAGCGGCTACATCGTCGACAGCCTCGGCTGGGCGCTCTACCGGCTGGGCCGCTACGACGAGGCGGTCGGCCACATGGAACGCGCCGCCGAGCTGATGGCGGTGGACCCGGTGGTCAACGATCACCTCGGCGACGTCTACTGGGCCGTGGGTCGCAAGACCGAGGCGCGGTTCCAGTGGCAGCGCGCGCTGTCCTTCGTCGGCTGGGAGGATGCCTCGGACGATGTCGAGCCCGAGCGCATCCGCCGCAAGCTGGCGGTGGGGCTGGATGCGGTGCTGGCCGAGGAAGGCCGGCCGCCGCTGAAGGTCGCGCATGACGTGGACTGA
- the infB gene encoding translation initiation factor IF-2, with protein MSDNDGKKTLGLRGGSHSGNVKQSFSHGRTKNVVVETKRKRVVVPKTGAAGGAKGSGGGSHGGSGKRPAGITDAEMERRLRALQAAKAREAEETAQREAEEKARAEERERMRAEKEQKEREQREAEERAKAKAEEEERKVREAAEAAEAAEAAKKAESVAKKPAAAKEDAAAPAARAAAAPGAKPATPAQQQQRKADREREERGRSTRGRDDGERRSGKLTLNQALGGEGGRQKSMAAMKRKQERARQKAMGGAQSREKVVRDVQLPEAITVAELANRMAERVADVVKSLMQSGIMATQNQTIDADTAELLIEEFGHRVTRVSDADVEDVIKTVDDKPEDLQPRPPVITIMGHVDHGKTSLLDAIRNTNVTSGEAGGITQHIGAYQVTTKNGDVLSFLDTPGHAAFTSMRSRGAQVTDIVVLVVAADDAVMPQTVEAISHAKAAKVPMIVAINKVDKPSANPTKVRTDLLQHEVVVEEMSGDVQDVEVSAKTGQGLDSLLEAIALQAEILELKANPDRAAQGAVIEAQLDVGRGPVATVLIQNGTLRQGDIFVVGEQYGKVRALINDKGERVTEAGPSVPVEVLGLNGTPEAGDVLNVTETEAQAREIAEYRAQLSKDKRAAAGAATTLEQLMQKAKDDENVSELPVIVKADVQGSAEAIVQALEKVGNEEVRVRVLHSGVGAITETDIGLAEASGCPVIGFNVRANAPARNAANQKGVEIRYYSVIYDLVDDVKAAASGLLSNEIREHFIGYASIKEVFKVSNVGKVAGCLVTEGVARRSAGVRLLRDNVVIHEGTLKTLKRFKDEVAEVHSGQECGMAFENYDDIRPNDVIEIFEREEVERSL; from the coding sequence ATGAGCGATAACGACGGCAAGAAGACTTTGGGTTTGCGCGGCGGGTCCCACTCGGGGAACGTGAAGCAGAGCTTCAGCCACGGCCGCACAAAGAACGTCGTGGTGGAGACCAAGCGCAAACGCGTCGTGGTGCCGAAAACTGGCGCCGCTGGCGGTGCAAAGGGTTCGGGCGGCGGATCGCATGGCGGATCGGGCAAGCGCCCGGCGGGCATCACCGATGCGGAGATGGAACGCCGGCTGCGCGCGCTGCAGGCTGCCAAGGCGCGCGAAGCCGAGGAAACTGCTCAGCGCGAGGCCGAGGAAAAGGCCCGCGCCGAGGAGCGCGAGCGCATGCGCGCCGAGAAGGAACAGAAGGAGCGCGAGCAGCGCGAGGCCGAAGAGCGTGCCAAGGCGAAAGCCGAGGAAGAAGAGCGCAAGGTCCGCGAAGCCGCCGAGGCTGCTGAAGCCGCCGAAGCTGCCAAGAAAGCCGAGTCCGTCGCGAAGAAACCCGCGGCGGCCAAGGAAGACGCGGCAGCCCCGGCAGCACGTGCCGCGGCAGCTCCGGGTGCCAAGCCCGCCACACCGGCCCAGCAGCAGCAGCGCAAGGCCGACCGCGAGCGCGAAGAGCGTGGCCGGTCGACCCGTGGCCGCGACGACGGCGAGCGCCGGTCCGGCAAGCTGACGCTGAACCAGGCCCTCGGTGGCGAAGGCGGACGTCAGAAGTCCATGGCGGCGATGAAGCGCAAGCAGGAGCGTGCGCGTCAGAAGGCCATGGGCGGCGCGCAGTCGCGCGAGAAGGTCGTGCGTGACGTGCAGCTTCCCGAGGCGATCACGGTGGCGGAACTCGCCAACCGTATGGCCGAGCGCGTGGCTGACGTCGTGAAATCGCTCATGCAGAGCGGCATCATGGCGACGCAGAACCAGACGATCGACGCCGACACCGCGGAACTCCTCATCGAGGAATTCGGCCACCGCGTGACCCGCGTGTCCGACGCCGACGTCGAGGACGTGATCAAGACCGTGGACGACAAGCCGGAAGACCTCCAGCCGCGTCCCCCGGTCATCACGATCATGGGCCACGTCGACCACGGCAAGACCTCGCTGCTCGACGCGATCCGCAACACCAACGTGACCTCCGGCGAAGCCGGCGGGATCACCCAGCACATCGGCGCCTACCAGGTGACGACGAAGAACGGCGACGTGCTGTCCTTCCTCGACACGCCGGGCCACGCCGCCTTCACCTCGATGCGCTCGCGTGGCGCTCAGGTGACTGACATCGTCGTGCTTGTGGTTGCCGCGGATGACGCCGTGATGCCGCAGACGGTCGAGGCGATCAGCCACGCGAAAGCGGCCAAGGTGCCGATGATCGTGGCGATCAACAAGGTCGACAAGCCGTCGGCGAATCCGACCAAGGTGCGCACCGACCTGCTCCAGCACGAAGTCGTGGTGGAAGAGATGTCGGGCGACGTGCAGGACGTGGAAGTCTCGGCCAAGACCGGCCAGGGCCTCGACTCGCTGCTCGAAGCCATCGCGCTGCAGGCCGAGATCCTCGAGCTCAAGGCCAACCCCGATCGCGCCGCACAGGGTGCGGTCATCGAAGCGCAGCTCGACGTGGGCCGCGGTCCGGTGGCCACCGTCCTGATCCAGAACGGCACGCTGCGGCAGGGCGACATCTTCGTCGTGGGCGAGCAGTACGGCAAGGTCCGTGCGCTGATCAACGACAAGGGTGAGCGCGTCACCGAAGCCGGTCCGTCGGTGCCCGTCGAGGTGCTGGGTCTCAACGGCACGCCCGAGGCAGGCGACGTTCTCAACGTCACCGAGACCGAGGCGCAGGCCCGCGAGATCGCCGAGTACCGTGCCCAGCTGTCGAAGGACAAGCGCGCCGCAGCCGGTGCCGCGACCACGCTGGAACAGCTGATGCAGAAGGCGAAGGACGACGAGAACGTCTCCGAGCTTCCGGTCATCGTGAAGGCGGACGTGCAGGGCTCGGCGGAAGCGATCGTTCAGGCGCTCGAGAAGGTCGGCAACGAAGAGGTGCGCGTGCGCGTGCTCCACTCCGGCGTCGGCGCGATCACCGAGACCGACATCGGCCTGGCCGAAGCGTCGGGATGCCCGGTCATCGGCTTCAACGTCCGTGCCAACGCACCGGCCCGCAACGCCGCCAACCAGAAGGGCGTGGAGATCCGCTACTACTCGGTGATCTACGACCTGGTGGACGACGTGAAGGCCGCGGCCTCGGGCCTGCTGTCGAACGAGATCCGCGAACACTTCATCGGCTACGCGTCGATCAAGGAAGTGTTCAAGGTCTCCAACGTCGGCAAGGTCGCCGGCTGCCTCGTTACCGAGGGTGTTGCCCGCCGCTCCGCAGGTGTCCGCCTGCTGCGCGACAACGTGGTGATCCACGAAGGCACGCTGAAGACGCTCAAGCGCTTCAAGGACGAGGTGGCGGAAGTCCACTCCGGCCAGGAATGCGGCATGGCCTTCGAGAACTACGACGACATCCGTCCCAACGATGTCATCGAGATCTTCGAGCGCGAGGAAGTCGAGCGCTCGCTCTGA
- the rimP gene encoding ribosome maturation factor RimP, whose amino-acid sequence MTDLIAKSSLDKRLAEIVGPVIEDMGFELVRIRLMGGKTATLQIMAERPEGGIEVDECADISTAVSAVLDVEDPIIDAYTLEVSSPGIDRPLTRLKDFETFEGYEVKIETSEMIDGRKRWRGVVAGVEGDEVLLNIEEGGEEQTIGLQFDWLSDAKLVLTDDLIRDMLRARKAQEVDETKFDDIEADDAAAQED is encoded by the coding sequence ATGACCGACCTCATCGCCAAGTCATCGCTCGACAAGCGCCTCGCCGAGATCGTCGGCCCCGTCATCGAAGACATGGGGTTCGAACTCGTGCGCATCCGCCTGATGGGCGGCAAGACCGCGACCCTGCAGATCATGGCCGAACGCCCCGAAGGCGGCATCGAAGTCGACGAATGCGCCGACATCTCGACCGCGGTCTCCGCCGTGCTCGACGTCGAGGACCCGATCATCGACGCCTACACGCTCGAGGTCTCCTCGCCCGGCATCGACCGCCCGCTCACCCGCCTCAAGGACTTCGAGACCTTCGAAGGCTACGAGGTGAAGATCGAGACCTCCGAGATGATCGACGGCCGCAAGCGCTGGCGCGGCGTCGTCGCGGGTGTCGAGGGTGACGAAGTGCTGCTCAACATCGAGGAAGGCGGCGAGGAGCAGACCATCGGCCTGCAATTCGACTGGCTGTCGGACGCCAAGCTGGTGCTCACCGACGACCTGATCCGCGACATGCTCCGCGCCCGCAAGGCGCAGGAAGTGGACGAAACCAAATTCGACGACATCGAGGCCGACGACGCGGCCGCTCAGGAGGACTAA
- a CDS encoding putative zinc-binding metallopeptidase has translation MQIFRCPACSSPVYFHNLACGCGQEVSFDPDAQTMVAGAVHCANREDIACNWIAEAGGLCRSCAMTETVPDLRAEQNLPLWAESELSKRRMLAELARWGWFTPTDPGARPVFRMLSEETLHGEADVVMGHADGIITINVSEASGAVLAERQEQFDELYRTMLGHMRHEMAHFLFLRLAENPAFPEEFRALFGDERADYGAALQRHYEAPQEPGEQYITTYATAHPHEDWAETLAHLQHLVSLLDSGVASGLRLPGMPGEGYDPYREADTEALITRAVDLSIAVNHVNRALDLPDLYPFVLTQPVRGKMALAHRWLKRI, from the coding sequence ATGCAAATCTTCCGCTGCCCCGCCTGTTCGAGCCCGGTCTACTTCCACAACCTCGCCTGCGGCTGCGGGCAGGAGGTCAGCTTCGATCCCGACGCGCAGACCATGGTCGCCGGGGCCGTGCATTGCGCCAACCGGGAGGATATCGCCTGCAACTGGATCGCCGAGGCGGGCGGGCTCTGCCGCTCCTGCGCGATGACCGAGACCGTGCCCGACCTGCGCGCCGAGCAGAACCTGCCGCTCTGGGCGGAAAGCGAGCTCTCCAAGCGGCGGATGCTTGCCGAGCTGGCGCGCTGGGGCTGGTTCACGCCCACCGACCCGGGCGCGCGGCCGGTCTTCCGCATGCTCTCGGAAGAGACGCTGCACGGCGAGGCGGACGTGGTCATGGGGCACGCGGACGGGATCATCACGATCAACGTCTCGGAGGCGAGCGGCGCGGTGCTGGCCGAGCGGCAGGAGCAGTTCGACGAGCTCTACCGCACGATGCTGGGCCACATGCGGCACGAGATGGCGCATTTCCTCTTCCTGCGACTCGCCGAGAACCCGGCGTTTCCGGAGGAGTTCCGGGCGCTCTTCGGCGACGAGCGCGCGGATTACGGCGCGGCGCTGCAGCGGCACTACGAGGCCCCGCAGGAGCCGGGAGAGCAGTACATCACCACCTATGCCACCGCCCATCCGCACGAGGACTGGGCCGAGACCCTCGCGCACCTGCAGCATCTCGTCTCGCTCCTCGACAGCGGCGTCGCGAGCGGCTTGCGGCTGCCCGGGATGCCGGGCGAGGGCTACGATCCCTACCGCGAGGCGGACACCGAGGCGCTGATCACCCGTGCCGTGGACCTCTCGATCGCGGTGAACCACGTCAACCGGGCGCTCGACCTGCCCGACCTCTACCCCTTCGTGCTGACGCAGCCGGTGCGCGGGAAGATGGCCCTCGCGCACCGCTGGCTTAAGCGAATTTGA
- a CDS encoding FUSC family protein translates to MTAALGALGFDRPRLAFALRTAAAASLALIVAWLLGLEHPQWAGMTVWAASQPVRGQLLEKGLFRFAGTVIGTLAGVGLILAMQLHPALLVIGLALWVGLCTGLANLLRGFVAYGTVLAGYTAAMIALLDVGHPENVLALGADRMATVLVGVLAALLVGWLSAPVADGTALRARIRGVLADLCDQLAASAPDAEAAQRLVSAMAGVEEALDPHAAGSIRSHRETRASRALLSTALSALLWRRAHDEAGPSGAARLALTEASVALRAGDSATAEAALSRAASLPGQSDALQPLAAALARWRAPENRPAPTTGDALPVVLHRDWIGAREAAIRATGALLLFGALWQITGVAAGAFLLLGMSIMISVFTTFENPIGMLPFVFLGQFLGAATALAIRWMLWPQAAADWQLVAMMLPFVFAGALLAGHNRGMKVAFDYNMVMLLLLHPALPLTGSFATSVLMALAVVAAPLAALVAYRTVYPPTLRRKQATLARMMLHDVAALAADAGALRHRTVWRARLYHRMLRLFRLTERSARAQRDALDSGLALLDLGHAAMRAHEILAAPGTPPAERRALKAALARLARIPETPARAEGAFSRLARRATGPDAEIFRHAARSAAVLAG, encoded by the coding sequence ATGACCGCGGCGCTCGGGGCACTCGGCTTCGACCGCCCAAGGCTGGCCTTCGCCCTGCGCACCGCGGCGGCGGCCAGCCTTGCGCTGATCGTCGCGTGGCTGCTGGGGCTGGAACATCCGCAATGGGCCGGGATGACCGTCTGGGCCGCCTCGCAGCCGGTCCGCGGCCAACTGCTCGAGAAAGGCCTCTTCCGATTCGCCGGGACGGTGATCGGCACCCTTGCCGGGGTCGGGCTGATCCTCGCCATGCAGCTGCACCCTGCCCTGCTGGTGATCGGGCTGGCGCTCTGGGTCGGTCTCTGCACCGGCCTTGCCAACCTGCTGCGCGGCTTCGTCGCCTACGGGACGGTGTTGGCCGGCTACACCGCCGCGATGATCGCCCTGCTGGATGTCGGCCACCCCGAGAACGTGCTTGCGCTCGGCGCCGACCGGATGGCGACGGTGCTCGTGGGCGTGCTCGCCGCGCTGCTGGTCGGCTGGCTGTCGGCCCCGGTCGCCGACGGCACCGCGCTGCGCGCCCGGATCCGCGGCGTCCTCGCCGATCTTTGCGACCAGCTTGCCGCGTCCGCGCCCGATGCCGAGGCGGCGCAGCGGCTGGTCTCGGCGATGGCCGGCGTCGAGGAGGCGCTCGATCCGCATGCCGCCGGCTCTATCCGTTCGCACCGCGAGACCCGCGCCAGCCGCGCCCTGCTCTCGACCGCGCTGTCCGCCCTGCTCTGGCGCCGCGCCCACGACGAGGCGGGCCCGTCGGGCGCCGCCCGGCTTGCGCTGACCGAGGCCTCGGTTGCCCTGCGCGCGGGCGACAGCGCCACCGCCGAGGCGGCGCTCAGCCGCGCGGCGTCGCTGCCCGGCCAGTCGGATGCGCTGCAGCCGCTTGCCGCGGCCCTCGCCCGGTGGCGCGCCCCCGAGAACCGCCCGGCCCCGACCACTGGCGATGCGCTTCCGGTGGTGCTGCACCGCGACTGGATCGGCGCGCGCGAAGCCGCGATCCGGGCCACCGGCGCGCTGCTGCTCTTCGGCGCGCTCTGGCAGATCACCGGGGTTGCGGCGGGCGCCTTCCTGCTGCTCGGCATGTCGATCATGATCTCGGTCTTCACCACCTTCGAGAACCCGATCGGGATGCTGCCCTTCGTCTTCCTCGGCCAGTTCCTCGGCGCGGCGACGGCGCTGGCGATCCGCTGGATGCTCTGGCCGCAGGCCGCGGCGGACTGGCAGCTGGTGGCGATGATGCTGCCCTTCGTCTTCGCGGGCGCGCTGCTGGCCGGGCACAACCGCGGCATGAAGGTCGCCTTCGACTACAACATGGTGATGCTGCTCCTGCTGCACCCCGCCCTGCCGCTGACCGGCAGCTTCGCCACCTCGGTGCTGATGGCGCTGGCGGTGGTGGCCGCCCCGCTGGCGGCACTGGTCGCCTACCGTACGGTCTACCCGCCGACCCTGCGCCGCAAGCAGGCGACGCTGGCGCGGATGATGTTGCACGACGTCGCGGCGCTTGCCGCGGATGCGGGCGCGCTGCGGCACCGCACGGTCTGGCGCGCCCGGCTCTATCACCGGATGCTGCGGCTTTTCCGGCTGACCGAGCGCTCGGCCCGGGCGCAGCGCGACGCGCTCGACAGCGGGCTGGCGCTGCTCGACCTCGGCCACGCGGCGATGCGGGCGCACGAAATCCTTGCCGCCCCCGGCACCCCGCCCGCCGAGCGCCGCGCGCTGAAGGCGGCGCTGGCCCGGCTCGCACGCATCCCCGAGACGCCGGCGCGGGCCGAGGGCGCCTTCAGCCGCCTCGCCCGCCGCGCCACCGGGCCAGACGCCGAGATATTCCGCCACGCCGCGCGCAGCGCCGCGGTGCTGGCGGGCTGA
- the nusA gene encoding transcription termination factor NusA has product MAITSANQLELLQTAEAVAREKMIDPSLVIEAMEESLARAAKSRYGSEMDIRVKIDRKTGRATFTRVRTVVEDEMVENYQAEMTVKQAKQYMADPKVGDQFVEEVPPVDLGRIAAQSAKQVILQKVREAERDRQYEEFKDRQGTIINGQVKREEYGNVIVDVGRGEAILRRNEKIGRESYRPGDRIRCYVKDVRREARGPQIFLSRTAPEFMAELFKMEVPEIYDGIIEIKAVARDPGSRAKIGVVSYDGSIDPVGACVGMRGSRVQAVVNELQGEKIDIIPWNEDMPTFLVNALQPAEVSKVVLDEDAERIEVVVPDEQLSLAIGRRGQNVRLASQLTGLDIDIMTEEEESKRRQAEFEERTKLFMDTLDVDEFFAQLLVAEGFTNLEEVAYVELDELLVIDGVDEGTAEELQTRAREFIEEQARKALEKARELGAEDSLIEFEGLTPQMVEALAEDGVKTLEDFATCADWELAGGWTTVDGQRQKDDGLLEKFDVDLAEAQNLIMTARVMLGWVDPEELASDAEGDELDAEDGESDESEA; this is encoded by the coding sequence ATGGCAATCACCTCTGCCAACCAGCTCGAGCTTCTGCAGACCGCCGAAGCCGTCGCCCGCGAGAAGATGATCGACCCCTCGCTGGTGATCGAAGCGATGGAGGAGAGCCTCGCCCGCGCCGCCAAGAGCCGCTACGGCTCCGAGATGGACATCCGCGTGAAGATCGACCGCAAGACCGGTCGCGCCACCTTCACCCGCGTGCGCACCGTCGTCGAGGACGAGATGGTCGAGAACTACCAGGCCGAGATGACCGTCAAGCAGGCCAAGCAGTACATGGCCGACCCCAAGGTGGGCGACCAGTTCGTCGAGGAGGTCCCGCCGGTGGACCTCGGCCGCATCGCCGCGCAGAGCGCCAAGCAGGTGATCCTGCAGAAGGTGCGCGAGGCCGAGCGTGACCGCCAGTACGAAGAGTTCAAGGACCGCCAGGGCACGATCATCAACGGCCAGGTCAAGCGCGAGGAATACGGCAACGTCATCGTCGACGTCGGCCGTGGCGAAGCCATCCTGCGCCGCAACGAGAAGATCGGCCGCGAGAGCTATCGCCCCGGCGACCGCATCCGCTGCTACGTCAAGGACGTGCGCCGCGAGGCCCGCGGCCCGCAGATCTTCCTGTCGCGGACCGCGCCGGAATTCATGGCCGAGCTGTTCAAGATGGAAGTGCCGGAAATCTACGACGGCATCATCGAGATCAAGGCCGTGGCCCGTGACCCCGGCTCGCGCGCCAAGATCGGCGTCGTGTCCTACGATGGCTCGATCGACCCCGTCGGCGCCTGCGTCGGCATGCGCGGCTCGCGCGTGCAGGCCGTGGTGAACGAACTGCAGGGCGAGAAGATCGACATCATCCCGTGGAACGAGGACATGCCGACCTTCCTCGTCAACGCGCTGCAGCCGGCCGAAGTGTCGAAGGTGGTTCTCGACGAGGATGCCGAGCGCATCGAGGTCGTGGTGCCCGACGAGCAGCTGTCGCTGGCCATCGGCCGCCGCGGCCAGAACGTGCGCCTCGCCTCGCAGCTGACCGGTCTCGACATCGACATCATGACCGAGGAAGAGGAATCCAAGCGCCGCCAGGCCGAGTTCGAAGAGCGCACCAAGCTGTTCATGGACACGCTGGACGTCGACGAGTTCTTCGCCCAGCTGCTGGTTGCCGAAGGCTTCACCAACCTCGAGGAAGTCGCCTACGTCGAGCTCGACGAGTTGCTGGTGATCGACGGCGTCGACGAAGGCACCGCCGAGGAGCTGCAGACCCGCGCCCGCGAGTTCATCGAGGAGCAGGCCCGCAAGGCTCTCGAGAAGGCCCGCGAACTGGGTGCCGAGGACAGCCTCATTGAATTCGAGGGGCTCACGCCCCAGATGGTGGAGGCGCTGGCGGAAGACGGCGTCAAGACGCTCGAGGACTTCGCGACCTGCGCCGACTGGGAACTGGCCGGTGGCTGGACCACGGTCGACGGCCAGCGCCAGAAGGACGACGGTCTGCTCGAAAAGTTCGACGTGGATCTCGCCGAGGCGCAGAACCTGATCATGACCGCCCGCGTGATGCTGGGCTGGGTCGACCCCGAGGAACTCGCTTCCGACGCCGAGGGCGATGAGCTCGACGCCGAGGATGGCGAGTCCGACGAGTCGGAGGCCTGA